A part of Actinomycetes bacterium genomic DNA contains:
- the pgeF gene encoding peptidoglycan editing factor PgeF, giving the protein MYSPFRLKEKYGIDLYFTSRLGGTSSSPYHSLNLAYHVGDDYGDVSANRRTVLEELKLGQQIYDIKQVHSDKIVDLGRENYQHAGQSKIQADALVTGLDQRAVMVMGADCNLMMVVDTKNRVIAAVHSGWKGTLKKILQKTIGHLEQSYDSFAGNLLLYLGPSIRKCCYQVKEDLVERFVKNFGEGNYYYRKNNNIYLDLTGLNIQQARDAGLIDNNIFDSGICTFCDERFFSYRRNKVTGRQAAIGMIRG; this is encoded by the coding sequence ATGTACAGTCCATTCAGACTAAAAGAAAAATATGGTATTGACCTGTATTTTACTTCCAGGCTGGGAGGCACCAGCAGCAGCCCGTACCACTCTTTAAATCTTGCCTATCATGTGGGAGATGATTATGGCGATGTGTCCGCAAACCGCCGGACGGTTTTAGAAGAGCTGAAATTAGGCCAGCAGATTTATGATATAAAGCAGGTCCATTCAGATAAAATAGTAGATCTGGGCCGGGAGAATTATCAGCATGCTGGGCAGTCAAAGATACAGGCAGATGCCCTGGTTACCGGTCTTGATCAGAGAGCGGTTATGGTTATGGGCGCTGATTGTAATTTAATGATGGTAGTTGATACCAAAAATAGAGTTATTGCTGCTGTTCATTCTGGTTGGAAGGGTACCTTAAAAAAAATACTGCAAAAAACTATTGGTCATCTAGAACAGTCATATGACAGTTTTGCCGGGAATCTATTGCTATACCTGGGCCCCAGCATAAGAAAATGCTGTTATCAAGTTAAAGAAGATCTGGTGGAAAGGTTTGTCAAGAATTTCGGGGAAGGCAATTATTATTACCGGAAAAACAATAATATTTATCTGGATTTAACGGGATTAAATATTCAGCAGGCCCGGGATGCAGGTCTGATAGATAATAATATATTTGATTCAGGGATATGTACGTTTTGTGATGAAAGATTTTTTTCTTACCGGAGGAATAAAGTTACCGGCAGGCAGGCTGCAATAGGGATGATAAGGGGATAG
- the ftsZ gene encoding cell division protein FtsZ, producing the protein MNLEFDKNYYAVIRVIGIGGGGSNAVNRMMEDNINGCEFIAINTDAQALMMSNADKKILIGGSGLGAGSNPEIGRVSAEKSIDSIKEAVKDADMVFITCGEGGGTGTGAAPVIASVAKEMGCLTVAVVTKPFTFEGGKRMVTAEEGIKELSGKVDTLIIIPNDKLLEISDENTTLLNAFKLADDVLKAGIRGVTDLITLPGLINLDFADVKAVIKDAGNALLGDGVASGENRAIKAAQKAINSPLIEASIEGAKGILLNISGGPDLKLFEVNEAAEIIRNASSSDSNIIFGAVIDENMNEQIKVTIIATGFSDKIIETVGKGKKEKEEKEKEDTEKAFEKEFVSEEKKPREEKEEKPEADEFESLSDDYLDIPTFLRKEKEK; encoded by the coding sequence GTGAATCTTGAGTTCGATAAGAATTACTATGCAGTTATAAGAGTAATCGGTATCGGTGGTGGAGGAAGTAATGCAGTTAACCGAATGATGGAGGATAACATAAATGGTTGTGAATTTATTGCTATAAATACTGATGCCCAGGCATTGATGATGTCTAATGCTGATAAAAAGATACTTATAGGAGGTTCCGGTCTGGGGGCTGGTTCAAATCCGGAAATAGGAAGAGTATCGGCAGAAAAATCCATAGACTCTATAAAAGAGGCGGTAAAGGATGCGGATATGGTATTTATAACCTGCGGAGAAGGTGGGGGAACAGGTACCGGAGCAGCACCGGTTATCGCTTCTGTAGCTAAGGAGATGGGATGCCTGACCGTAGCAGTAGTAACCAAGCCTTTTACTTTTGAAGGCGGCAAGAGAATGGTTACTGCTGAAGAGGGAATCAAGGAATTAAGCGGCAAGGTGGATACCCTGATAATCATCCCTAACGACAAGCTGCTGGAGATATCTGATGAAAATACTACTTTGCTAAATGCTTTTAAGCTGGCTGATGATGTCCTTAAAGCAGGTATAAGGGGAGTTACTGACCTGATAACTCTGCCCGGCCTTATAAATCTGGATTTTGCGGATGTGAAAGCAGTCATAAAGGATGCTGGAAATGCATTGCTGGGCGATGGTGTGGCATCCGGTGAGAACAGGGCAATAAAAGCTGCACAGAAAGCGATAAACAGTCCCCTGATAGAGGCTTCCATAGAAGGTGCCAAGGGCATATTGCTAAATATTTCTGGTGGCCCGGACCTTAAGCTGTTTGAAGTAAATGAAGCTGCTGAGATTATCAGGAATGCTTCCAGTTCGGATTCCAATATCATTTTTGGAGCGGTTATTGATGAAAACATGAATGAACAGATAAAGGTAACCATTATCGCTACCGGTTTCAGTGACAAAATAATTGAAACTGTGGGTAAGGGAAAGAAGGAAAAGGAAGAGAAAGAAAAGGAAGATACGGAAAAGGCTTTTGAAAAGGAATTTGTTTCTGAAGAGAAGAAACCCAGAGAGGAGAAAGAGGAGAAACCGGAAGCTGATGAATTTGAATCACTGAGTGATGATTATCTGGATATACCAACATTTTTAAGAAAAGAAAAAGAAAAATAG
- the ftsW gene encoding putative lipid II flippase FtsW produces MTVDRRNILKINVDFYILFVLVFMLSVLGIIMISSASTVIAERYFGDPYWYFRRQIMWWVLSMIAMIIVSKINYRIYSRISGLLVLISIALLALVLIPGVGEEIGGAKRWINLWFFNIQPSEIAKVALVLFFADTLSRKYIKTFRAKHLFLPGFLVLLVITFLIFLEPDLGTVVVIWILVFTVLFVGGVKFGHLVGITFTGALLTVGYMFLEEYRRERLFAFLNRSSELDAANFQVNQSLIALGSGNIIGLGLGNSVQKYSYLPEAHTDFIFAIIGEELGLMGTLLVIAMFILFTFFGIRVCVRTRDYFGRTLAAGLTAIISIPALINIGVVVGVLPVTGLTLPFISSGGSSLLISMVSVGVLLNISRQNMIVGETEDEEQPDQ; encoded by the coding sequence ATGACCGTAGATAGAAGAAATATACTAAAGATAAATGTAGATTTTTATATACTGTTTGTGCTGGTATTTATGCTTTCAGTACTGGGAATAATTATGATATCCAGTGCTTCCACGGTTATTGCTGAGAGGTATTTTGGTGATCCCTACTGGTATTTCAGGCGACAGATTATGTGGTGGGTTCTTTCCATGATTGCCATGATAATAGTGTCCAAAATAAACTACAGGATTTACAGCAGGATATCGGGGCTATTGGTTCTTATTTCCATAGCCTTACTGGCCCTGGTGCTGATACCCGGTGTAGGGGAAGAAATAGGGGGTGCCAAGAGATGGATAAATTTATGGTTTTTTAATATCCAGCCATCGGAGATTGCCAAGGTTGCCCTGGTATTGTTTTTTGCAGATACCTTGAGCCGAAAATATATAAAGACTTTCAGGGCGAAACACTTGTTCTTGCCGGGGTTTCTGGTTTTACTGGTTATCACCTTTTTGATATTTTTGGAGCCGGACCTGGGAACGGTAGTGGTTATATGGATTCTGGTATTTACGGTGTTGTTTGTAGGCGGGGTTAAATTTGGTCATCTTGTAGGCATAACTTTTACCGGCGCCCTGCTTACTGTGGGGTATATGTTTTTAGAGGAGTACCGGAGGGAGAGGTTGTTTGCATTTCTTAACCGTTCCAGTGAATTGGATGCCGCCAATTTTCAGGTAAACCAGTCCCTTATTGCCCTTGGTTCGGGCAACATAATTGGTCTGGGGCTGGGTAACAGCGTACAGAAATATTCATATCTGCCGGAAGCCCATACCGATTTCATATTTGCTATTATTGGCGAAGAACTGGGTCTGATGGGTACATTACTGGTTATAGCTATGTTTATATTGTTTACTTTTTTTGGAATCAGGGTTTGTGTAAGAACCAGGGATTATTTTGGCAGGACTCTGGCTGCCGGTTTGACCGCTATTATATCTATTCCTGCCCTTATAAATATTGGAGTGGTGGTAGGAGTATTGCCGGTAACCGGATTGACTCTTCCCTTTATAAGTTCAGGCGGTTCTTCATTGTTGATATCCATGGTCAGTGTAGGAGTTTTACTTAATATTTCCAGACAAAATATGATAGTAGGAGAGACAGAGGATGAAGAGCAGCCAGACCAGTAA
- a CDS encoding cell division protein SepF, translating into MSGILRKTFAFLGFSDPDEYEGEHSLDEENNDEYDVKEKYYGSRIGSSRAKRKVSFLTGVKPEPKSRVFIAEPHNFEDMQVIGQNFKSTIPVIINLQNTNTELSKRIIDFCSGLSFALEGNIQKVADRVFLITPYNVEVTSEDRELLKEKGLFNQF; encoded by the coding sequence ATGAGTGGTATATTAAGAAAAACATTTGCTTTCTTGGGTTTTTCTGATCCGGACGAGTATGAAGGGGAACATAGCCTAGACGAAGAAAATAACGATGAATATGATGTAAAAGAGAAGTACTATGGCAGCCGTATTGGTTCCAGCAGGGCCAAAAGAAAAGTATCCTTTTTAACCGGTGTGAAGCCGGAACCAAAGTCCAGGGTATTTATTGCCGAACCCCATAATTTTGAAGATATGCAGGTTATTGGACAGAATTTTAAATCCACTATTCCGGTTATTATTAATTTACAGAATACCAATACAGAACTGTCCAAAAGAATTATTGATTTTTGCAGCGGACTGTCTTTTGCCCTGGAGGGAAACATTCAAAAGGTTGCAGATCGGGTATTCCTTATAACTCCCTACAATGTAGAGGTTACCTCGGAGGACAGGGAGCTGCTAAAAGAAAAAGGGTTGTTTAATCAATTTTAG
- a CDS encoding D-alanine--D-alanine ligase encodes MKPLDHFKHLTIEEKKGHITVGVIAGGVSAEREVSLKTGTKIFEALKKMGYRSVFIDFKNDFTRQLDHIDIAFLALHGRYGEDGTVQGALELLGIPYTGSGVLSSAIVIDKVLTKRLLQCENIPTPPYIAVDRSGLEHMDQIDTTIKSRIGYPVVIKPNREGSTIGITIAEDRKGAAMGIKEAAKHDKVVLIEKFISGRELTVSILGDQPVALPIIEIKPKSGFYDYQSKYTVNMTEYLVPARLEDSLTEGINEYALKSHRLLGCTGISRVDFILDDQNIPYILEVNTMPGMTPTSLVPKAAAAAGISFERLVEIILNFADLKI; translated from the coding sequence ATGAAACCATTAGATCATTTCAAGCATCTGACTATTGAAGAGAAAAAAGGCCATATAACCGTGGGAGTAATTGCCGGGGGAGTTTCTGCAGAGAGAGAAGTTTCACTGAAAACCGGAACCAAAATATTTGAAGCTCTTAAAAAAATGGGTTACCGGTCCGTATTTATAGATTTTAAAAATGATTTTACCCGTCAACTGGACCATATAGATATTGCATTTCTGGCCCTTCACGGAAGATATGGAGAAGATGGAACGGTACAGGGGGCACTGGAGCTTCTGGGTATCCCTTATACTGGATCAGGCGTGCTTTCCAGTGCAATAGTTATCGATAAGGTGTTAACTAAAAGATTATTGCAGTGTGAAAATATTCCAACTCCGCCCTATATTGCGGTGGACCGTTCCGGCCTTGAGCATATGGATCAGATAGATACAACCATCAAATCCAGAATAGGTTATCCGGTGGTAATCAAGCCTAACCGTGAGGGTTCAACCATAGGTATTACCATAGCTGAAGACCGGAAGGGGGCAGCTATGGGTATAAAAGAAGCAGCAAAACATGATAAGGTTGTGCTGATAGAAAAATTTATATCTGGCAGGGAGCTTACGGTCAGTATACTGGGTGATCAGCCGGTTGCTTTGCCCATAATAGAGATAAAACCTAAAAGCGGGTTTTATGATTACCAGTCAAAATATACGGTTAATATGACCGAGTATCTGGTTCCTGCACGGCTGGAGGATAGTTTAACTGAAGGAATAAATGAGTATGCCTTAAAAAGCCATCGATTGCTGGGGTGCACCGGAATATCCCGGGTAGATTTTATACTGGACGATCAGAACATCCCTTATATTCTTGAAGTTAATACTATGCCGGGCATGACGCCCACCAGCCTGGTTCCCAAGGCAGCTGCAGCAGCCGGCATTAGTTTTGAGAGACTGGTGGAAATTATCCTAAACTTTGCTGATTTGAAAATATAA
- the murB gene encoding UDP-N-acetylmuramate dehydrogenase, protein MNSTTVEKRTEDIMFNYDLSEQCSFKAGGRVFAFTVADSMDRLMEAYDFFTSHQTEMMFLGDGTNILFKQNFTNAAVIKLGRDFKYINLDNSRVVTGAATRLNTVVVKCAKHGLDLSDLAGIPGTMGGALWGNSGDICKFVDSIQYLSKDGQVDSLKLDPASYGYRQFNTDRVLAVLSLELRLPGTDKGEVMEKIRNTIKQKKQTQPVGTKNAGCFFKNPAGYSAGKLIEDAGLKGVRYGDAMVSTKHANFLINQNQATAEDIYVLSRIVSEIVFLKYDIRLENEVKVIGF, encoded by the coding sequence TTGAATAGTACTACTGTTGAGAAGAGAACTGAAGACATAATGTTTAATTATGACCTGTCGGAACAATGTTCGTTTAAAGCGGGAGGCAGGGTTTTTGCTTTTACTGTAGCAGACAGTATGGACAGGTTAATGGAAGCATATGATTTTTTTACCAGCCACCAGACAGAGATGATGTTTCTGGGAGATGGAACCAATATTCTTTTTAAGCAGAATTTTACTAATGCGGCAGTTATCAAGCTGGGCAGGGATTTTAAATATATTAATCTGGATAACAGCAGAGTAGTGACAGGAGCAGCTACCAGATTGAATACGGTGGTGGTGAAATGCGCAAAACATGGATTGGATTTATCAGATTTGGCGGGCATACCTGGAACCATGGGCGGCGCTCTGTGGGGTAACAGCGGCGATATCTGTAAGTTTGTTGACAGTATCCAGTATCTATCTAAAGATGGACAGGTAGATAGTTTAAAATTGGACCCGGCCAGTTATGGGTACCGGCAGTTTAATACTGACAGGGTGCTTGCTGTTTTATCTCTGGAGCTTAGGCTTCCCGGGACTGATAAAGGCGAGGTTATGGAAAAAATCAGGAATACAATAAAGCAAAAAAAACAAACTCAACCTGTGGGCACTAAAAATGCAGGATGTTTTTTTAAGAATCCTGCAGGTTATTCGGCGGGCAAGCTTATTGAGGATGCGGGTCTCAAGGGAGTAAGATACGGGGATGCGATGGTCTCTACCAAACATGCCAATTTTTTAATAAATCAGAACCAGGCTACTGCAGAGGATATTTATGTTTTATCCAGGATAGTAAGTGAAATAGTATTCTTGAAATATGATATAAGATTGGAAAACGAAGTAAAGGTAATAGGGTTCTAG
- the murG gene encoding undecaprenyldiphospho-muramoylpentapeptide beta-N-acetylglucosaminyltransferase, whose translation MKSSQTSKRLIICGGGTAGHVYPAIAVIEEIKESYPRTEMLFVGTSKGMEKKFIPPLGINFKSVRASGLSAADNYFKKVLVITRFLVSTFIGFFASLRLLMEFKPHIILGMGGYVCAPVLLAAMVLRKKFMLHEQNYIPGRLNRFFSRYARKVFISFRDTKKYFPSSCSTVYSGNPVRKMIRNCDRIEENYSKWGLREGRFTIVAFGGSLGAGKLNSIIIDLYNYFKDHDGLQILLITGKRFYEDFGKVREKSAKNGHKIVLSILPYIQQMDQIYRIADLVISRAGANTIAELITTGIPAILIPYPYAVENHQYFNAKFMADNGKAILITEKELSSDLLIDNIRGLIEHNKQNYNQLLSRRINIDRIDSHKVIAEGLVGS comes from the coding sequence ATGAAGAGCAGCCAGACCAGTAAAAGATTAATTATTTGCGGGGGAGGAACTGCAGGCCATGTGTATCCGGCTATAGCAGTAATTGAGGAAATAAAAGAGAGCTACCCCCGGACAGAGATGCTTTTTGTGGGCACCAGTAAAGGAATGGAGAAAAAGTTTATACCGCCTCTGGGTATAAATTTTAAGAGTGTAAGAGCCAGCGGCCTTTCTGCGGCTGATAATTATTTTAAAAAGGTATTGGTGATAACCAGATTTCTGGTTTCTACATTTATAGGTTTTTTTGCCAGCTTAAGACTACTGATGGAGTTTAAGCCCCACATAATTTTGGGCATGGGCGGATATGTGTGTGCCCCGGTATTGTTGGCAGCCATGGTGTTGAGAAAAAAATTTATGCTTCATGAACAAAATTATATACCGGGGAGGCTAAACCGGTTTTTTTCCAGATATGCCCGAAAGGTTTTTATCAGTTTCAGGGATACTAAAAAATACTTTCCTTCCTCATGCAGCACAGTTTATAGTGGTAATCCGGTAAGAAAAATGATTAGAAACTGTGACAGGATAGAAGAAAATTACAGTAAATGGGGACTAAGGGAAGGCAGGTTTACCATTGTTGCTTTCGGGGGAAGCCTGGGCGCCGGTAAATTAAACAGCATAATAATAGATTTATATAATTATTTTAAGGACCATGATGGCCTGCAAATCCTTTTGATAACCGGCAAAAGATTCTATGAGGACTTTGGCAAGGTAAGAGAAAAATCGGCAAAAAATGGCCATAAGATAGTATTAAGTATTCTTCCATACATACAGCAGATGGACCAGATTTATCGAATTGCGGATCTGGTTATATCCAGGGCAGGAGCCAATACCATTGCTGAGCTTATTACTACCGGTATACCGGCAATACTGATCCCGTATCCTTATGCAGTGGAAAACCATCAGTATTTCAATGCAAAATTTATGGCAGACAATGGAAAAGCAATACTTATAACTGAAAAGGAGTTAAGTTCTGATTTATTGATTGACAATATCCGCGGTTTGATTGAACATAATAAACAAAATTATAATCAGCTGTTGTCCAGGAGAATAAACATAGACAGGATTGATAGCCATAAAGTTATAGCAGAAGGTTTGGTGGGAAGTTAA
- the ftsA gene encoding cell division protein FtsA, with product MPVKDDYIAAIDIGTTKVVTLIGRLRKNNILEIKGYGTSACKGIKKGIVVDITEATKSILNSIEAAEKNTKLFIDAAYIGVTGKHISVVNNWSETNINSPNKIVRKSDLDRLLGHANKISLPSQNEIIHTLIKQFVVDDEKGIVDPVGLATDKLAVELLVVYGSGTLIKNTVNSIRAANIEVEDIILEALASSEAVLTADEKESGAILLDIGGGTTDVAVYKDNKMVFTYCLPVGGDLITNDISIGLNIPFSKAEEIKKKFANVDYNFYESLNRVNMSDIKIDRNKATLNIRLYTIVNSRVKELLRLIKEKIESYGFMYSIPCGVIITGGVSQMKGIAAMANSVFNLPVRVGIPCDVEGPSNIVNDPIYSTSVGLLKYAFQLKNFASAESFDDRRSNGNFLSRFREFIYKILKS from the coding sequence TTGCCTGTTAAGGACGATTATATTGCGGCTATAGATATAGGTACCACCAAGGTGGTTACTCTGATAGGAAGGTTGAGGAAGAATAATATACTTGAGATAAAAGGTTACGGGACTTCGGCCTGTAAGGGAATTAAAAAAGGGATAGTTGTAGATATTACTGAAGCTACTAAATCTATTCTGAATTCAATCGAGGCGGCTGAAAAAAATACTAAATTATTTATAGATGCTGCTTATATAGGAGTTACCGGAAAACACATCTCTGTGGTCAACAACTGGAGTGAAACCAATATCAATTCGCCCAATAAGATAGTAAGAAAATCAGACCTGGATCGTTTGCTGGGCCATGCTAATAAAATCAGTCTTCCTTCACAGAACGAGATCATCCACACCCTTATTAAGCAGTTTGTGGTAGATGATGAAAAAGGAATAGTGGATCCGGTGGGGCTGGCTACTGACAAGCTGGCAGTTGAGCTCCTGGTAGTATATGGTTCCGGGACCCTTATAAAGAATACGGTAAACAGTATCAGGGCAGCCAATATTGAGGTAGAGGACATAATACTGGAAGCACTGGCTTCCAGTGAAGCAGTATTGACTGCCGATGAAAAGGAAAGTGGGGCAATACTTCTGGACATAGGTGGGGGAACCACCGATGTGGCGGTATACAAAGACAATAAGATGGTGTTTACCTATTGCCTGCCGGTAGGAGGAGACCTCATAACTAATGATATATCCATAGGGCTTAACATACCTTTTTCCAAGGCTGAAGAGATAAAGAAAAAATTTGCTAATGTTGATTATAATTTCTATGAATCTTTAAATCGGGTAAATATGAGTGATATAAAAATTGACAGGAACAAGGCAACCCTGAATATAAGGTTATACACCATTGTAAATTCAAGGGTAAAAGAGTTGCTCCGGCTGATTAAAGAAAAAATTGAAAGCTACGGATTTATGTATTCCATACCTTGCGGGGTGATTATTACCGGCGGTGTCTCCCAGATGAAAGGAATAGCTGCTATGGCTAATTCAGTATTTAATCTTCCGGTAAGGGTGGGGATACCCTGTGATGTTGAGGGTCCTTCAAATATTGTAAATGATCCAATATATTCTACCAGTGTGGGGCTGCTGAAATATGCCTTTCAGTTAAAGAATTTTGCCAGCGCAGAATCTTTTGATGACAGAAGGTCCAATGGCAATTTTCTTTCCAGGTTCAGGGAATTTATATATAAGATATTAAAAAGCTGA
- the murC gene encoding UDP-N-acetylmuramate--L-alanine ligase: MDRKKYFLIGIGGAGMSAIALVLKGTGHQVRGSDMKESRYTHLLRNEGVEVIIGHKSSNLKQDEIVVYSAAIPEDNVELAEARKEKFEVIARSDALAQILNSKNGIAISGTHGKTTTTSMVGLLLRGLSLDPTIIIGGELNELGSNARYGEGKYVVAEACESDGSFLKYNPYISVVTNIEDDHIDHYKNYKALEDSFYRFMKNTHKDGFIIADGDCLELKDRKLGKNIWLYGISKENDMYAENIKYKNFGSSYQLVFKRDGNLQRLNVKLSVPGIHNVRNSLAALSVCCCLGLDMGKSVEILQYFTGAKRRFEKKGEKRGALIFDDYAHHPSEVSATLEAAFQDKKNRMITVFQPHRYSRLSNLLGKFGTCFKHSDILIITDVYGAGEQPLPGITGKALVDEIIESGYAKRLAYFPQLDQISAYLDINIEKDDMVLLMGAGDITRVTEDLLKGSKIE, encoded by the coding sequence TTGGATAGAAAAAAATATTTTTTAATTGGAATAGGAGGGGCAGGCATGAGTGCCATTGCCCTGGTCCTTAAAGGGACGGGCCATCAGGTCAGGGGTTCAGATATGAAAGAATCAAGGTATACCCATCTTTTAAGGAATGAAGGGGTAGAAGTAATAATAGGTCATAAAAGCAGTAACCTAAAGCAAGATGAAATAGTGGTCTATTCTGCAGCAATACCTGAGGATAATGTGGAACTGGCTGAAGCCAGGAAAGAAAAGTTTGAGGTGATTGCCCGTTCAGATGCATTGGCCCAGATACTTAACAGCAAAAACGGTATTGCCATAAGCGGAACTCATGGTAAAACCACTACTACTTCCATGGTGGGCCTGCTGCTCAGGGGTCTAAGTCTTGATCCTACCATAATTATAGGGGGAGAGTTAAATGAGCTGGGGTCCAATGCCAGATATGGTGAGGGCAAGTATGTAGTGGCAGAAGCATGTGAGAGTGATGGCTCTTTTTTAAAGTATAACCCTTATATATCTGTAGTAACCAATATAGAGGATGATCATATAGACCATTACAAAAATTACAAAGCTCTTGAGGACAGTTTTTACCGATTTATGAAAAACACCCATAAGGATGGTTTTATCATAGCTGACGGTGACTGCCTGGAACTAAAGGATAGGAAATTAGGAAAAAATATCTGGCTGTATGGCATCAGCAAAGAGAATGATATGTATGCAGAAAATATAAAATACAAGAATTTTGGAAGCTCTTACCAGCTGGTGTTCAAACGGGATGGAAATTTACAGAGGTTGAATGTAAAACTGAGTGTACCCGGGATACATAATGTCAGAAACAGCCTTGCGGCCCTTTCTGTCTGCTGCTGTCTGGGCCTGGATATGGGCAAGTCGGTGGAGATATTGCAGTACTTTACCGGTGCTAAAAGACGGTTTGAAAAGAAAGGTGAAAAGAGGGGAGCATTAATCTTTGATGATTATGCTCATCATCCTTCAGAGGTTTCCGCTACGCTGGAAGCTGCTTTCCAGGATAAAAAAAACAGGATGATAACCGTTTTTCAGCCTCACCGCTACAGCAGGCTTTCCAATTTGCTGGGTAAATTTGGAACCTGTTTTAAGCACAGTGATATTTTAATAATAACTGATGTATATGGGGCCGGTGAGCAGCCATTACCGGGAATTACCGGCAAAGCTTTGGTGGATGAAATAATAGAGTCCGGTTATGCCAAACGTTTAGCTTATTTTCCCCAGCTGGACCAGATAAGTGCATATCTTGATATAAATATTGAAAAGGATGACATGGTTTTACTCATGGGTGCAGGGGATATAACCAGAGTTACCGAAGATCTGCTGAAAGGCAGTAAAATTGAATAG
- a CDS encoding FtsQ-type POTRA domain-containing protein encodes MNYFYNSEYFKLKEIEIEGYQHYSQEELRSYLNEFKGKNIFEIDKKMVEQVLFQNCSWIKEVDFSKVFPDKMKVLVVERKPFILTKYRSNFFLLDSEGIVLEHFQNEKPEQHDNLILVTNALDFKPEIGDKVAKKNALSCGDIFMSMDNELKSIFRQAQLGDNFGEIVFITTEDKRIVFGSSDDTAQKLSILKELLKDDVNYNIIDLTNFENPVIN; translated from the coding sequence TTGAATTATTTTTATAACAGTGAATATTTTAAATTAAAAGAAATAGAAATTGAGGGGTATCAGCATTACAGCCAGGAAGAATTGAGGTCTTACTTGAATGAATTTAAGGGCAAAAATATTTTTGAAATAGATAAAAAAATGGTAGAACAGGTTTTATTTCAAAACTGCAGCTGGATAAAGGAGGTTGATTTCAGTAAGGTGTTTCCGGATAAAATGAAAGTGTTAGTTGTTGAAAGAAAACCATTTATCTTAACTAAATACCGGAGTAACTTTTTTTTACTGGATAGTGAGGGAATAGTTCTCGAACATTTCCAGAACGAAAAACCCGAACAGCATGATAACCTGATTCTGGTAACCAATGCCCTGGACTTCAAACCGGAAATAGGGGATAAGGTGGCAAAAAAGAATGCTTTAAGCTGTGGTGATATATTCATGAGCATGGATAATGAACTAAAATCAATATTCAGGCAGGCCCAGCTGGGAGATAATTTTGGGGAAATAGTTTTTATAACTACCGAAGACAAACGGATTGTCTTTGGCAGCAGCGACGATACTGCTCAAAAATTAAGCATATTAAAAGAATTATTAAAAGATGATGTAAATTATAATATAATAGATTTAACTAATTTTGAGAATCCGGTAATAAACTGA
- a CDS encoding YggS family pyridoxal phosphate-dependent enzyme — translation MDYKLRVTQLKQKVEEACLRAGRKPGEVTIIAAAKYAPAEIVQKVVDCGITHLGENRAQDLMEKKNKVKNNLTWHFIGHLQSRKAKTVVPAVEYIHSIDKLSTLQKVNKVADKINKKQKVLIEVNVSGEESKYGMDCKQLEDFLIQSTTLEHVDIRGFMTMAPLTKDWEMIRAIFKKLRDVRDDLNERFKQYSLTELSMGMSNDYSIAVEEGATMIRVGSVLFK, via the coding sequence ATGGATTATAAACTCAGGGTAACTCAGCTCAAACAGAAGGTTGAAGAAGCCTGTCTGAGAGCGGGCAGAAAACCCGGGGAAGTAACTATTATTGCTGCTGCCAAATATGCACCTGCAGAAATAGTACAGAAGGTGGTAGATTGCGGAATTACACATCTGGGTGAAAACAGGGCACAGGACCTGATGGAAAAGAAAAATAAGGTAAAAAATAATCTAACCTGGCATTTTATCGGCCATCTGCAAAGCAGGAAAGCAAAAACAGTAGTTCCGGCAGTAGAGTATATACATTCAATTGATAAATTAAGCACTCTGCAGAAAGTGAATAAAGTTGCAGACAAAATAAATAAAAAACAGAAGGTTCTCATTGAAGTAAATGTTTCAGGAGAAGAATCAAAGTATGGTATGGATTGCAAACAGCTAGAGGATTTTTTAATTCAATCGACTACTCTGGAGCATGTGGATATAAGGGGCTTTATGACTATGGCTCCATTAACTAAAGATTGGGAAATGATAAGGGCTATTTTTAAAAAATTAAGGGACGTAAGAGATGATTTAAATGAAAGGTTTAAGCAGTATTCCTTAACTGAGTTATCTATGGGCATGAGCAATGATTATAGCATAGCTGTAGAAGAAGGGGCCACCATGATAAGGGTGGGCTCTGTATTATTTAAGTAG